Within Serratia odorifera, the genomic segment CAATCTGCGGCGCATCAAGCCCGGCGGCAGAACCGATAATCAACGGCGGTGCAATAATCCCGCCGTACATGGTCAGAATATGCTGCAAACCGTAGGCAAAGGTTTTCCCCAGCGGCAGCCGCTGGTCTTCCGGGCGGCACGACGCCGCGCCCCGTTGTTGCGATAGAGCCATGGTGTCCTCGTCAATGTCAGTGAACGGCTAACGCGGCGAGTGTGCCGGCGCCTGGCGCGGATCAACTTCCGCGATAGGTTGAATACGCATACGGCGCGACCAGCAGCGGCAGGTGGTAATGCTGCGTGGCATCGCTGATGACAAAATCGATAATCGCCGTCGCGTACAGCGTGTCGCGCCCGGCGGCGGCAAAGTAGCTGCCTAGATCGGCGCACAGGCGATAATGTCCGGCCGTCAGGCCCGAGGGCGTAAGATCTCCCACCCGGCCGTCGGCATCGGTGCAGCTTTCCACCAGCGTCTGCCATTGCTGGTTGTGGCTCAGTTCCAGCCAGACGCGTACCTGCGCGGCAGGCTTACCGAGCGCGGTATCAAGAATATGGGTGCTGATATTACTCATCGCTGAATAACTCCTTTAAACGCAGTTGAACGATTTCGCGCAGTTGCTCTGCCGTTTCCTGCTGCTCCTGCCGTGGGGTGTTCTGCAACCGCCGTTCCAACGCCTGCAAAATGGCCTGTCCGTCGCGGCCGGCGGCGCGGATCAGAAACACCTGGCCAAACTTCGCCTCGTAACGGCGGTTGCCGTCCAGCAACGCCTGCGCCAACGTCCGATCCTGCGCGTCGACCGCCGACTGTTCACGCGCCGACAACTGTGCTTCGCGCCCCTGGCCCTGCGCGCGCTCACCGATACGTGGATGCTGTGCCAGCGCCCGCGCGATCTCCTCTGGCTGCCACCGCTGCGCGGCCTGGGCGCCGCAGGCCAGGACGCTGTCGCGATCGGCGAAAGGTCGCGCGGCCAGCACCGCGTCAATCCAGCTGTCGATGGCCACGCATGGGCGTAGCAATGCGGCCGCCTCCGCCACCGGCAAGGCGTTAAATTGTTGCAGTTTCATGCCGACGTCCCCCAGCTTTCCACCATCTGGCAATAGGCCCGAATCGCCGACGCCACGTCCGATAGCGTGACGGACTCATCAGGATGATGGCTAATGCCGCGATCGCAGCGAACGAACAGCATGCCAACCGGCCAGTGCTGGGCAATGGCGATGGCGTCATGCCCTGCGCCGCTGGGCAAGGCGATACTGCTGCCCTGCACCTGCATCACCGCACTATGCCAGCGCTGCTGTATTTCATCGTCGCAGGCGGTCGCGTTAATCCGGTAAAACTCTTCGCTGGCAAACTGCAGGCCACGGCGAGCGCATATGGCCTGCGCCTGCTGCAACAGGGTAGCCAACAGCGCCGCCAGCGGGCCGTCCTGTGGACCACGCACGTCGAGTGAAAGCTGCACCTGTCCCGGGATCACGTTGACCGCCCCCGGCAGGCTGTCGATACGCCCAACCGTCGCCACCAAATGCGGATCGCTCTCGCAGGTGAGTCGCTCCACTGCGACCATCCACTCGGCGGCGGCGGCCAGCGCATCCTTGCGCTGCGACATCGGCACGGTGCCGGCATGACCGGCCTCGCCACTGAAGGTGCAGTTCAGGCGTCGTGCACCGTTGATCGCCGTCACCACGCCGAGCGCCAGACCGGCCGCTTCCAGACACGGGCCTTGTTCGATATGCAGTTCCAGGTAGGCGCAAATCTCATGGTGGGCGCGCCTGGCTTCGCCAATTCTGTCCGGATCCAACCCGACATGCCGCAGCGCCTGCGCAACGCTGATGCCGTCGGCATCGGTGCGCGTCAGCCAGTCGGCAGGCCACTGACCGGTAACGCCTTTGCTGCCCAGCAGGGTGATGCCAAAGCGCGTACCTTCTTCGTCGGCAAAGCCGATCACTTCAATCGCCACCGGCAGACGGCGCTGCTGGACATGCAGATGCGCCACCACTTCCAACGCGGTCAGCACGCCGAGCATGCCGTCGTAACGGCCGGCGTTGCGCACCGTATCCAGATGCGACCCCAGCAACAGCGCCGGTGCATCGGGAGTCAGCCCTTCATAGCGACCGCAGATATTGCCGACGCTGTCTTGCCAAACCGTCATCCCCAGGCTGCGCATCCAGTCGCCCACCCGCTGATTGGCGCGCACATGTTCGGCGGACAGATACACCCGCGTCAGTTGGCCGGGGGTGGCGCTGATTTCCGCTAGCGCATCGCTGCGTGCCATTACCCGTGCTGCCGCCAGTTCGGCCGCTGCGGCGCCGATCCCCGCCGCCATCAGCAGTCCTCGCTCGCGTAAACGTTCCAGGCGGCTTGCAGCGCCTCCCCCTGCCGGCTGGCAAAGCCCAGACGATTGAGCACCGCTTCCAGCGCCGCCAGCGTTTGCAGCACGCAGTCTTTGCGCGCGTTGTAGCCCATGGTGCCGATACGCCAGATCTTGCCCTGTAACGGCCCAAACGAGGTGCCGATTTCAATGGCGAAATCGTTGAGCATCATCTGACGTACCTGTTCACCGTGTATGCCGGACGGGATCACCACCCCCAATACGTTATTCATGCGGTTGGCAAGATCGCCGAACACCTGTAGCCCCATTCCCTGGATCCCTGCCAGCATTGCCGCGCCGTGCAGACGATGACGCGCAATGGTGTTATCCAGGCCTTCTTCCAGGATCACCCGGGCGCATTCGCGGGCGGCGAACAGCATGCTGGTCGCTTCGGTATGGTGATTCAGCCGCTCCGGCCCCCAGTAATCCATGATCATGCCCAGATCGAAATAGTTGGAGTAGATCATTTCGTCGTCGCCATCAGCATGTTCGGCGGTGCGGATGCCTTGTTCGACGCACTTGCGCCGACGCACCATTTCTGCGAACTGCGGACTGAGGGTAACCGGCGAACTGCCCGAAGGGCCGCCGAGGCATTTTTGCAGCCCGGCGGAGACCGCATCCAGCCCCCAGGCATCGCTCTCCAACGGGTTACCGGCAAACGACGCAGTGGCGTCGGTATAAAACAGCACGCCGTGGCGACGGCAAATATCCCCCAACTGCGCCAGCGGTTGCAGCATGGTAGTGGAGGTATCGCCCTGTACCGTCAACAGCAGACGCGGGCGCACCTTCTTGATGGCGTCTTCGATCCGATCGGCGCTGAAGACCTCACCCCACGGCGCCTCGATGGTGTGCACTTCAGCACGGCAGCGGCGAGCAATTTCACACAGCAAATGGCCGAAACGGCCAAATACCGGCACCAGCACTTTGTCACCGGGACGAATGGCGGAAACCAGCACCGCCTCGATGCCGGAACGGGAGGTACCGTCCACCAGCAAGGTCCAGCGGTTTTCGGTGCGGAACAGGGCGCGGTACAGC encodes:
- the uraD gene encoding 2-oxo-4-hydroxy-4-carboxy-5-ureidoimidazoline decarboxylase — encoded protein: MKLQQFNALPVAEAAALLRPCVAIDSWIDAVLAARPFADRDSVLACGAQAAQRWQPEEIARALAQHPRIGERAQGQGREAQLSAREQSAVDAQDRTLAQALLDGNRRYEAKFGQVFLIRAAGRDGQAILQALERRLQNTPRQEQQETAEQLREIVQLRLKELFSDE
- a CDS encoding pyridoxal-phosphate-dependent aminotransferase family protein, with the translated sequence MVDITQFDQINPPHRLLMGPGPINADPRVLRAMSSQLIGQYDPAMTGYMNQVMALYRALFRTENRWTLLVDGTSRSGIEAVLVSAIRPGDKVLVPVFGRFGHLLCEIARRCRAEVHTIEAPWGEVFSADRIEDAIKKVRPRLLLTVQGDTSTTMLQPLAQLGDICRRHGVLFYTDATASFAGNPLESDAWGLDAVSAGLQKCLGGPSGSSPVTLSPQFAEMVRRRKCVEQGIRTAEHADGDDEMIYSNYFDLGMIMDYWGPERLNHHTEATSMLFAARECARVILEEGLDNTIARHRLHGAAMLAGIQGMGLQVFGDLANRMNNVLGVVIPSGIHGEQVRQMMLNDFAIEIGTSFGPLQGKIWRIGTMGYNARKDCVLQTLAALEAVLNRLGFASRQGEALQAAWNVYASEDC
- the hpxK gene encoding allantoate amidohydrolase; amino-acid sequence: MAAGIGAAAAELAAARVMARSDALAEISATPGQLTRVYLSAEHVRANQRVGDWMRSLGMTVWQDSVGNICGRYEGLTPDAPALLLGSHLDTVRNAGRYDGMLGVLTALEVVAHLHVQQRRLPVAIEVIGFADEEGTRFGITLLGSKGVTGQWPADWLTRTDADGISVAQALRHVGLDPDRIGEARRAHHEICAYLELHIEQGPCLEAAGLALGVVTAINGARRLNCTFSGEAGHAGTVPMSQRKDALAAAAEWMVAVERLTCESDPHLVATVGRIDSLPGAVNVIPGQVQLSLDVRGPQDGPLAALLATLLQQAQAICARRGLQFASEEFYRINATACDDEIQQRWHSAVMQVQGSSIALPSGAGHDAIAIAQHWPVGMLFVRCDRGISHHPDESVTLSDVASAIRAYCQMVESWGTSA
- the uraH gene encoding hydroxyisourate hydrolase; this translates as MSNISTHILDTALGKPAAQVRVWLELSHNQQWQTLVESCTDADGRVGDLTPSGLTAGHYRLCADLGSYFAAAGRDTLYATAIIDFVISDATQHYHLPLLVAPYAYSTYRGS